One Anthonomus grandis grandis chromosome 13, icAntGran1.3, whole genome shotgun sequence DNA segment encodes these proteins:
- the LOC126743570 gene encoding LIM/homeobox protein Lhx3 isoform X3, producing the protein MISKDRESRDIEIMYRVPPISLDELPEILLSTIPKCGGCHELILDRFILKVAERTWHAKCLQCTDCRIQLTDKCFARNGQLFCKEDFFKRYGTKCAGCELGIPPTQVVRRAQDNVYHLQCFACVMCARQLNTGDEFYLMEDRKLVCKPDYETAKSKAAECLDGDQPNKRPRTTITAKQLETLKTAYNNSPKPARHVREQLSQDTGLDMRVVQVWFQNRRAKEKRLKKDAGRTRWSQYFRSMKGGSSPRHDKLLDKDDMKVDLDSFSHHDLSDDSYGTVVNMSMDQDGSSPHSGIGRPMFLHGAASPSYLPGHTPPHGHEHMGYPDHLAVYSGLGQGPPPGMMHGMPPGGPDSELSNDSSPRGYPDFPPSPDSWLGEPSSAHY; encoded by the exons CGACCATTCCAAAATGCGGCGGTTGTCACGAACTAATCTTGGACCGATTCATCTTGAAAGTTGCGGAGCGCACGTGGCACGCCAAATGTTTGCAATGCACCGACTGCAGAATCCAATTAACCGACAAGTGTTTTGCCAGAAACGGTCAACTGTTTTGTAAGGAGGATTTCTTTAA GCGCTACGGAACGAAGTGCGCAGGCTGCGAACTCGGAATACCCCCGACCCAGGTGGTGCGCCGTGCCCAAGACAACGTCTACCATTTGCAATGTTTCGCATGCGTGATGTGCGCCCGCCAATTGAACACCGGCGACGAATTCTACCTGATGGAAGATCGGAAACTGGTGTGCAAACCGGACTACGAAACCGCCAAGTCTAAAG CGGCGGAATGTCTAGACGGTGACCAACCCAACAAACGACCGAGAACCACAATAACAGCGAAACAGTTGGAAACCCTGAAGACGGCTTACAATAATAGTCCGAAACCTGCTAGGCACGTGCGCGAGCAACTGAGCCAGGATACGGGTTTGGACATGCGAGTGGTGCAGGTCTGGTTTCAAAATAG GAGAGCAAAAGAAAAAAGATTGAAAAAGGACGCAGGCAGAACCAGATGGAGCCAATACTTCAGATCGATGAAAGGCGGTTCATCACCCAGACACGATAAACTGTTAGATAAGGACGACATGAAGGTGGATCTGGACAGCTTTAGTCACCATG ATTTAAGTGACGACAGCTACGGCACTGTAGTGAACATGTCGATGGACCAAGATGGATCGTCCCCGCACAGCGGTATTGGAAGACCGATGTTCCTTCATGGGGCGGCTTCGCCCTCTTACCTTCCAGGACATACCCCACCACATGGGCATGAGCATATGGGCTATCCGGATCATTTAGCTGTCTATTCTGGTTTAG gtcAAGGTCCTCCTCCTGGAATGATGCACGGAATGCCCCCGGGCGGCCCCGATTCCGAACTAAGTAACGACAGCAGCCCTAGGGGATACCCCGATTTTCCCCCAAGCCCCGACTCGTGGCTGGGGGAGCCGTCCAGCGCACATTACTGA